The Naumannella cuiyingiana DNA window GGTACGCGGGGCCGAGGCCGGCGCGATGTTCGAGGCGATGACGGCGGGCGCCGGGACATTGAGCACGACCCACTCCCACTCGGCGGCCTCGACCATGGACCGGCTCGCCTCGCGGGTCGCCCAGGGCGGCGTCGTCGGGATCGACGAGGCGTACCGCCAGATCGCCCACAACGTGTCCTTGCTGATCCACGTCCAGTTGATCGACGACACCTGGCGCGGCGGCGCCCGGCACCGGTTCATCTCCGAGATCCGACAGGTCACCGGCGCCATCGACGGCGACCGGCCCGCGACCCACCTGACCTGGCTGGCCCGCGGGACCGGTGCCGACGGGGCCGGCTTCAGCCCGGACCCGTCACTGCTCGCCGAGCTGGCGCCCTACCGGGGCGGAGGCCCGGCATGAGCGCGGTGCTGGTCGGCGTCTGCGGCGCGTTGGTGGCCGCCGGACTGGTGGCGGTGATCGCCGGTCTGCGGCGTACCCACATCGCACCCCCGGCCCAGCGGCTGAGCCTCGAGCAGCGCTGGGCCCGGGCCACCCGACGACCGCCCGGGGCCGCGGGCCGGCGCCGCGATCGGCTGCTGGGCGCGGGCCTGCTGCTCGGGCTGGTGGTCTTCGCGATCACGGGCTGGGTGCTCGCGGTGCCGCTGGTCCCGCTGGTGGTGTTGGTGGTGCCGTACCTGTTGGGTACGCCGGCGCAGCGCGACATCATCATGATGGAGGCCCTCGATCGCTGGGTCCGGACCTTGGCCACGCTGATCCCGACGGGCAAATCGGTGGTCGATGCTGTCCGCGCCGGTCGCCGTCAGGTGCCCGAGGCGATCGCGCCGGAGGTGGAGCGGCTGATCGGCCGGCTCGACGACCGTTGGGCGCCGGAGGCCGCGCTGCGGGCGATGGCCGACGATCTGGACAGTCCGGACGCCGATTCCGTCGTCGCCGCCCTGATGCTGGCGACCCGGCGGGGCGGGACGGGCGCGACCGCCACCCTGAAGGCGCTCTCGGACAGCATCCAGGACCGGCTGCGGGCCCGCCGCGAGATCGAGGCCGAGCGCGCGAAGCCCCGCGTGGTGGTGCGCCAGGTGACCATGATCACGCTGATCGTGTTGGGCGCGTCGCTGTTGTTCGGGCGCGACTTCCTCGCCCCCTATGCCACCCAGATCGGCCAGTTGATCTTCGCCGGACTGGTGGCCGCCTATCTCGGCTCGATGGTGATGTTGCGCCGGCTGACCAATCCGCCGCGGCGCGACCGGATCCTGGTCCGGCGCGGGTCCGACCGCGAGGCGGTGAGCGCACCGTGACGACGACCCTGGGCCTGATCGTGCTCTGCGGCGCCGTGGTCGCAGCGGGTGGCTGGCTGTTGCTGCGCGGCCTGGTCCCGGCCCAGCCGAGGCTCGGTGATGTCCTCGCCCGGCTGGACGATGCCCCGCTCGCCCGCGCGGAGGCACCGGCCTCGGCCGAGGCGGAGAGCCGCTCCGCGCGGCTGGGTGGCTGGTTGCACCGCCGTGGCTGGCTGCCGCTCGGCGAGGGCCAGCGCAGGATGCTGGAGCTGCAGGGCAAGACGATCGCCGAGTACGGGGCAGACAAGCTGATCATGGCGGGCCTGGGTCTGGTCACGCCGGTGATCGTCGGCGCGTTGCTGGGCTCGATGCTGGGCTGGGCCGCTCCGGTGCCGGTGGCCGCCGGCATCGTCGGCGCGGTGGTCGGCTGGTTCGTACCGGATCTGCTGCTGCGGCGTGGGGCGGCGGTCGCCCGGGCGGGTGCCGGTGAGGCCCTGTTCACCTTCTTCGATCTGGTCGTCCTGGAGCGGATGGCCAATCTGTCGGCGACCCAGGCGGTGACGACGGCGGCGGCGGTGTCCGACGCACCGTTGTTCGACCGCGTCCGGACGGCGCTGAGCCGGGCACGGTTGCAGCAGCAGGCACCGTGGGACGAGTTGCGCCGCCTCGCGAACCGGCTGAACCTGCCCGAGCTGGGCGACATCGCCGACGTCATGCAGCTCGACGAGTCCGGTGCGGCCTTGACCGAGACGCTGCGTGCGCGGGTACGCGAGCTGCGCGATGCCCATCTCACCGTGTCCCGGATCGCGGCACACGAGGTGTCGGAGCGGATGACGGTCTACATGGTGCTGCCCGCGATGATCTTCGGCCTGATCTTCCTCACCCCGCCGCTGATGCGGCTCGTCGGGTTGGCGTGAACGATGCCTGCTCCCGCCCGACTCCTGCACCGACCGGCCGATCGCCGCAACGCCCATCACCGGACCATCCACCGCACGAACGACGAAGGGAACCGACATGATCGACAAGACCAGGCAGTTGCTGACGCTGATGCTGGTGCTCTGCACCAC harbors:
- a CDS encoding type II secretion system F family protein, producing MSAVLVGVCGALVAAGLVAVIAGLRRTHIAPPAQRLSLEQRWARATRRPPGAAGRRRDRLLGAGLLLGLVVFAITGWVLAVPLVPLVVLVVPYLLGTPAQRDIIMMEALDRWVRTLATLIPTGKSVVDAVRAGRRQVPEAIAPEVERLIGRLDDRWAPEAALRAMADDLDSPDADSVVAALMLATRRGGTGATATLKALSDSIQDRLRARREIEAERAKPRVVVRQVTMITLIVLGASLLFGRDFLAPYATQIGQLIFAGLVAAYLGSMVMLRRLTNPPRRDRILVRRGSDREAVSAP